The DNA window TACACTGAATATAAAGAAAAACGGTCCAAAGAAGGTTTTTATGATATATCGGTCTAGTATTTTTAACATGCGCCAAAATTAATCAAAAAAGCCACAAAGTGTACTTTGTGACTTTAATTTTATTATATTTTTATCAGTTTCAGCCGTAGGGATGCATCCGTGCATCTGCAGACTGTCCGCTGACTAAAGTTCGGTTACAATATAGTTTTTGTATTTGCTTTTATCAAAGGTAAACATACTGTCATCGATATTTTGGTTTTCCTTGTAATCCTTGATTGCAATTACCGCGACATCATTGTTGCTTCCGTGTTGCTCCAGCTTTACCATCTGCTTCTTCACCGGGTCTACGAAAAGGTACACATATTTGATCCCGTTGGATTTTACTGGGGTTAGCTTGATGAAATCCGTATTAACGCCATTAACGGATTTTCTACCGTTATAAGTGACGTTATAATCATTTCTGTAGGTGGAAAGATAGTTGATAGGGGAGAACATGGTGCTACTTCCGTTCGGTTTGGCAACCGTTACTTCCATATCGTCTGCATTGATATTGTAGATCTTGTTCCCGTCGAAGATCTGCTCCGTATCCATGATCTTCAGCTTATATTTATCTCCGGAGGCATAATAAATTCCGGGTTCCGTTTTGGTCACCTGGCCGTTGACACCGTTTCCGAAAGAAAATTTAAAGTAGGTGTTTTTCTTGGCCTTGTAATTGGCGGTCACCTCATCCAGTATTTTCTTGGCTTTCGCATCGATCTTCTGGGCATTAACAAGTGTAAGTGCGCCAATGGCAAAACTTCCGAATATGATTTTTGAAATAAAATGTTTCATTGCTTTTTAATGTTTAATACTATTTAGACAACGGGCGGATTCAAAAGTTAAATACGCTTTTTTTTATCTGCGCAGGTCTTCCAAAAACTGTTCCAAAGAATGAAGGTCGCTGATGATCACTTCCCTTGCTTTAGCGCCATTGAAACCGCCGACAATACCGCTGGCTTCAAGCTGGTCCATAATTCTACCCGCTCTGTTGTATCCCAGCTTAAGCTGTCGCTGAAGCATGGATGTGGAACCCTGTTGTGTAGAGACGATAATTCTTGCGGCTTCCTCAAACAGGGCATCTTTTTCGTTAGGGTCAAAAGCACCTACAGAACTGGAAGAATCCTCGGAAACATATTCAGGGAGCATAAATGCTGAAGCATATCCTTTCTGCTCACCAATATATTCCGCAACCCTTTCTACTTCAGGGGTATCTACAAAGGCGCATTGCAGCCTTAAAATTTCATTTCCGTTGAAATACAGCATGTCACCTTTACCAATTAGCTGGTCTGCTCCTGGAGAATCGAGGATCGTCCTTGAATCCACACTTGAAATCACCCTGAATGCTGCCCTTGCAGGAAAGTTCGCTTTGATCATCCCCGTAATTACATTCACGGACGGTCTCTGGGTAGCTACGATCAGGTGGATACCTACCGCCCTTGCCAGCTGCGCCAGTCGGGCAATCGGAAGTTCCACTTCTTTTCCGGCGGTCATGATCAGGTCTGCAAACTCGTCTACGACCAGAACGATATACGGCAGGTAACGGTGGCCGTTTTCAGGATTCAGCTTTCTTTCGGTGAATTTTTTATTGTATTCTTTCAGGTTCTTGCAGAACGCATTTTTCAGAAGGTCATACCGGGTATCCATCTCAATACAAAGGGAGTTCAGGGTGTTGATTACCTTATTGGTATCGGTGATGATCGCTTCATCCACATCCGGAAGCTTGGCCAGGTAATGCCTTTCGATCTTGGAATATAACGAAAGCTCTACCTTTTTAGGGTCTACCATGACGAATTTCAGTTCGCTCGGATGCTTTTTATACAATAGGGAAGTAAGGATGGCATTGATCCCGACTGATTTTCCCTGACCGGTAGCCCCTGCCATCAGAAGATGGGGCATTTTGGCCAGGTCAGCCATGAAAATTTCGTTGGAAATCGTCTTCCCGAAAACTACCGGAAGGTCCATATCCGAATTCTGGAATTTCTGTGATGAAATCACCGAACGCATGGATACCATAGTCGGATTTTTTCTCGGTACTTCGATCCCGATGGTGCCTTTCCCCGGCATTGGTGCAATAATCCTGATGCCTAATGCAGAAAGGTTCAGTGCAATGTCATCCTGCAGCTTTTTGATTGCCGCCACACGGATTCCCGCCTCAGGAACAATTTCGTACAGGGTAACGGTAGGTCCGATCGTTGCTTTGATCTCGGAGATTCCCACATTAAAGTTCTTCAGGAGACCAACGATCTTATTTTTGTTTTCCTCGAGTTCCTCTTTGTTGATCTGGATTTCCTCACTGCCGTAGTCTTTCAGCAGTTCAACCGTAGGCATCTGGAAGCCGGCCAGGTCCAGCTTATGGTCATAAAGACCATGCTTTTCCACCAGTTCCTGGGACTTTTTGTCCGAGTCGTCCAGGATGTCGATCACAGGAGCTACTTCTATATTGAATTTGATTTCTTCTTTTTCAGGAGACTTTGCAGGAATATCCATATCAAAAGCCTCGGCAGGCGTTGACATAGGAACAGCGGGCTTGGAGCTCAGTTTCATATCTATATTCAGCGGCTGCGAAAATGCATCTTTCTCCGGTTCGAATGACGTATTGTTAGGCGTTTCGATAGGAGCGAGGGTTGGAGCTACCGGAACCTCTGGGAAGCCTTTTGGCAGTTCCACGGGCTCCTGGATTTTTTCCGGCTGGGGAATATCGGTTACGGTCACATTCGGTGCGGCTTCCTCTGCTTCTTCAATCAGCTCATCATCAGCTTCAAAATTCTCCTCGGATTTAGGAAGCATGGATTTTACCTTTCCGATCGTATTTTCATTGATATCATCCAGCCTGGATTTGATGGAGCTCGGGCGAAGGTTGAATTCAAGGATAAAATACAGCAGGATGCTTGCGGCAAGCACCAACCAGAGCCCTACAATACCAATCAGTGAATTCAGCGTATCCATGATCTGGTAACCGTATACGCCGCCCAATACCCCTTGTCCTTTGGTGACAGCTCCGAAAAAGACAGGAAGCCAGCAGATAAAGAACAGGGAATGGCCAACGGTTTTCCATGGCTTGAACATTTTTTTCTTCAGGATAATCAGCCCTACCACCAGCAACAGGAATGCAATGATGAAAGAGGCGACGCCGATGCTTTCAAAAATAAAGATATTCCCCAGCCAGTCCCCGACTTTCCCAAAGACATTGGAGGACTGTATGGTTTTGTCCAGCATAGTCCCGGCCTGGCTCTGGTCTGCCTTCCAGTTCATCAGGTAGGAGACAAAAGAGAACGTCAGGACAATCGAAAAAAGAATGAACATGAGCCCGAAAAAAATTCGGGGTTTGGATAAAATTCTGCCCTTTTCAGGTGCTATGGTCTGTTTAGGTTGTGTCTTCTTATTCATAATATGGGTGTAGGCAAATTTAGCGTTTTTTGAATATTGACGCCATCTTTTTTCATGCAAAAAATAAGAGAAAAAAGCAGGCTGACGGGAGCTGCCAGACAATGTCTCAGCCCATGTTTAACCGAATCGCCGAAATTGACAAGTCAATGTACCCTGAAGTACTGTAAACCACTGGTTAAGGATGATTGTTTTCTTGCTGCCGGAAAACCCTTAATGATTTATTCCTGTTTGAAAAGCTGCTTTTAAGCCATAAACAACTGTAAGATCAGAAACACAATGGAAGGAGAATTGATCAGGGTGCTACAGGAAAGCCTTTCTATGCCCGAAGAAAAAGCCTTAGAGCTGATGGCGGCCGGCAGCATAATGACAGTAAAAAAAACGAAGAATTGATTTCACAGGAAGATCGCAGATCATCTGGCATTGATTATTCAAGACGCCATGCGATCTTACCTGATCAGTGAAAAAAGGAGAGGAGATGAATCTATTTCTACATCCGACCAGCTTTTTGTTTAGTGAAGCCTGATTTCAAACAGGCAAACCGTAGCATTGTCGTAATGAGCAGGAAGGCCTTTGGTATTCTTCAGTGTTAAAAGCCCGAGAAATTCGAACCCGCATTTTTCATAATAGCTGATCAGTCCTTTATTTTCCCCTACCGTATCCATCCTGATGAATTTCTTGTTGTTGCGGGATGCATACTCTTTGGCCCAGCGTACGATCTCCGCCACCAGGTTTTGTCCGCGAAAATCCGGATCGGTGGCTATCCGGTGGATATAGACGGCAGGATCTTCATTCCTTTCTTCCCAGATCTGCGGATCGCTGAACGTTGTAGCCCAGACACAGGCTGTTTTTCCGTCTATTTCGATTTTCCACTGGCGGTTTTCGAGGATTTCATTCCTGATCATCTGCCGGTCGAATTCCGGCCAGTGCACGGCTGCTTTTGCTTTCTGGAAATCTGTGGCTATGCGGTAAAGCCTGAAGATCTCATCAAGATCATCTGATGTGCTGTTTTGTATTGCGGTTGTCATAGAACAATCTGTGTTTTTTATTTAAAGGGTATATTTTTGAAATTCATTGATGTCGTGGTAACTGAAGACTTCAATCTCCGGATGCAAAGCGATCAGTGTACGGATCTTATCCAGCGTATGCCTGCGTAAATCATTGTCATCAGCGCTGGCTTCCGTTAATGCATTGACCGGGTGACCTGAATGGTCCAGTTCTTCCCGGAGATAATACGCATCGGCTGCATAGAGCATCCACTGCCCGTTGATCTTCAAAGCGACACCGCAGTGGCCCAGGGTATGCCCAAACATAGGGATGAGGAATATCTCTGTATTGACAGCAGCGGATACCTTTCTCGCTTCAAAGCCGAACCATTGCATATCGGATGTTCCATATGTTTTGATGACGGGACTATGGGATAAAGGTGTTTTCAGATAGCGGGGATTCCCGGACAAATAATTGTCATATTCCTCCTGGCCTACATGTACAATAGCATTCGGGAAATCTGCCAGTCCGCCGGTATGGTCATTATCCAGGTGGGAAATAATACAGTCACTGACCTCATCAGGATGAAAGCCCAAATGTTCGATCTGTCTGATGGCCGTCTGGTTTTCATCAAACCGGTAGCCTACCATATCAATAAGTTCTTTACCTATCCTTTCTTCGGGGTGTTGGATATCCTGGAGCCCTATACCGGTATCAATCAGGACAAGCCGGCAGTTCTCGCGGATCAGCAGGCAGTGCCCGCATACGTTTTCGCTGTAAGGAGAGACGATCCTTACACAATTCAGGTGAAATAATTCTGTCATAATGTGTTTAAATAATGCAGATAAAAATAAGTGTTTTTTCGCAGCTGCGAAAGAAATCCGGCTGTTTTTTCTGTGAGAACTTCGGGTAATAACCGATTCCTGTTTTTATATTTTACCCTCTTTACAACAAAGATAACTACACTATTAAGAATGATTCAAAATAAGGAATTATGCCCTCTGAAGTGATAAATAACAGGTTTTTTTATCCCCCCATTGATTTATCATCCTTATTTTTGCATGTCAAGTAAAACAATTCATGAAAAAACTTCAGGATATTCTTATTTCTACCAGGACAATGGCAGTGCTGTTGCTGGTGTACGCATTTTCAATGGCCTATGCCACTTTCCTAGAAAACGACTACGGAACCCCAACGGCAAAAGCCCTTATTTATGAAGCCAAATGGTTTGAACTGATCATGTTCCTGCTGATTCTCAACTTTGTAGGCAACATCGCACGGTACAGGCTTTGGAAAAAAGAAAAATGGCCGGTACTGGTATTTCACCTTGCCTTTATTCTTATTTTCATCGGGGGTGCCATCACACGGTACATCAGCTTCGAGGGAACGATGCACATCCGTGAGGGTGAAACTTCCAATGAGATCGTTACTGACAAAAACTTCTTTAAAATTAAAATCGAAGAAAACGGTGAAGCACTGGATTACAAAGATATTCCTTACCTGATGTCTCCGCTGCACAAGGATTTCAATGCAGTCTATGATTACCACGGGAAAAAGATCACGGTGGCTGCCAAAGAATACATCCAGCGTAAAAAAGACAGCCTTGTGGCAGATCCTAACGGATCAGAGTACCTGCACCTGGTTTCTACAGGACAGACGGGAAGGCAGAATATCTACATTAAACCGGGCGAAGCAAAATCCATCAACGGGACATTGGTTACGTTCAACAGAGCCATTGACGGAGCCGTTGAGTTTCGCAATGATAACGGGAAGCTGTTTATTAAAACCCCTGTGGATGCCAGTTATATGACCATGGCAACACAGGCTACCGGAAATACCATAAAAGACGAATTCCAGCCATTGGTATTGAGAAGCCTATACAGCATCAACGAGCTTAAACTTGTCGTTCCGGAAGGACTGAAAAAAGGGAAACTCCTGGCTTATGAAGGAGACCGAAAAAAGGATATGAGCGTTCCTGATATGCTTACGATTGAGATTCAGGGGCCTAAAACCAAACAGCTGGTATACCTTTCCGTAGAAAAAGGCAATCCTAACGCCTATAAGCAGGTGGCTATAGACGGCCTGAATATTATGGTAGGGTTCGGACCTAAGATTTACAACACCCCTTTCGCCCTGAAGCTGGATGACTTCATTATGGAAACATACCCGGGAAGTTCTTCACCCAGTGCTTACGAAAGCCATGTAGAGATTATTGATGAAGGGAAACAGACTCCTTATAAAATTTATATGAACCATGTCTTAAACCATAAAGGATACCGTTTTTTCCAGTCGAGCTTCGACCAGGACAGGATGGGAACCGTTCTTTCGGTTAACCATGATTTCTGGGGAACCCTTATTTCCTATATCGGGTATGCATTTTTGTTCATCGGAATGTTCGTGATTTTCTTCTGGAAAGGAACACATTTCTGGAAGCTGAATAAAATGCTTTCTGATGTCAATAAGAAAAAAACGGCATTGATGGTCCTTCTTCTATTGAGCTTCGGGCTGAATGCACAGAAAATTGAAACCCACGGAACCACAGACGGAAGCCGTGAGCATATCCATGTGGAAGGAGACGGACATCATCACGCTAAAGCATCTGATCCTGATATGGCCCAGACGCAGGCGCCCAAACAGAATTCCCTGGCGGCCCCTCTTACTAAAATGAGGTCCATTTCACCGGATGAAATTATTGCAAGAAACAAAATCAGCAAAGAGCATGCAGACAAATTCGGCTATCTTCTGGTACAGAATTATGAAGGAAGGATTGTGCCGATCAATACCGAAGCCCTGGATGTTTTAAGAAAGCTGTACAAAAAAGACGAATTTAAAGGTACGGACGGGAAATACCTGACTGCCAATCAATGGTTCCTTTCCGTGAATACCGATACCCCGAGCTGGACAATGGTTCCTATCATTAAAGTGGGGACAAAAGGCGGGGACGAATTAAAAAATAAAACCAAGGCTGACGAAGACGGCTATACTTCGCTGATGAACCTTTTCCCGGCTGATGCCAATGGAAATATGACCTATATTCTGGAACACGATTATAATATTGCATTCCGTAAGAAACCGGCAGAACAGACCAATTATGATAAAGAGGTCATTGCCGTAAACGAAAGGGTTCAGATCTTCAACGAATTTTTCAGCGGACAGTTTATGAGGATTGTACCGGTGAAAAATGATGCGAACCATACATGGCATTCGTGGCTTGACCAGAAATTCGAGCCGGATATGGAATCGCAGAAAGTAATGGGGCCATATTTCGCAGAAGTACTGTCTGCACAGCAGACCGGAAACTGGAGCAAAGCAGACAAAGAGCTGGAAAAACTTTCGGAATACCAGCAGAAGTGGGGTAAAAGCGTAGTCCCTTCCAAATCTAAAGTAGACCTGGAAGTGTTTATGAATACCCTGAATATCAACTTCAAGCTCCTTATTTTCTATACCATTATTGGTAGCTTATTATTGATCATCGGCTTTGTTGAATTGTTTAAGCCTAAAAAAGTTTTAAATAAAATTATTAAGGTAGTGATTGCCCTGGGAATCGTAGGGTATCTCTGTCACTTTCTTGGCCTGGTAGCCAGATGGTATATTTCCGGGCACGCTCCATGGAGTAACGGATATGAGGCAATCATCTTTATTTCATGGGTAGGAATTACTGCCGGATTGCTGTTGTACAGGAATTCCAATGCACTGATCCCGGCAGCAGGATTTATGGTGGCTGTTATTATGATGGGGTTTGCGCATGGAGGTTCTGCCCTTGATCCACAGATCACGCCGCTGGTGCCTGTCCTGAAATCGTACTGGCTGATCGTTCACGTAGCAATCATTACGTCGAGTTATGGTTTCTTTGCCCTTTCCATGATTATTGCCGTTATCAGTCTAGTGTTTTTCATTATCTCCAATAAGCAGACTTATGACCTGCATCACGATACGACGCTGAAAGAACTGGCCATTGTTTCGGAAATGTCGCTTACCATAGGTCTGTTTGCCTTAACCGTAGGAAACTTCCTGGGTGGGATCTGGGCCAATGAATCATGGGGAAGGTATTGGAGCTGGGATCCGAAAGAGACCTGGGCATTTATTTCCATTATGGTATATGCTTTCGTGCTCCATATGAGGCTGGTTCCGGGCTTAAGGAGCCGATGGGCTTTCCATGTAGCGACTATGTTTGCATTCTGCTCAATGGTCATGACCTACTTCGGGGTGAACTACTATTTAAGCGGACTTCACTCTTATGCTGCAGGTGATCCGGTTCCGGTTCCAGCATGGGTATACATCGGTCTGGCAACAATGATTCTTTTATCCGCTGCATCTTACTTTAAATTTAAAGTACTGACCAAAAAATAATATACGATCAATCTATATATGCAATCCCGGGAAACTTGTTTTCCGGGATTTTTGTTGAGTTAAACAGTATGACCACCAACTGCCAGATCACTTCATAACCCATAACTCATCACTAAAAAAGTTTGCGTATTAAAAAATTACTTAACTTTATGATATCAAAATAATATCATTTTAAAATTATATCTATGGAAAAATCATTAAAACCTATGTCCGG is part of the Chryseobacterium camelliae genome and encodes:
- a CDS encoding LolA family protein; translated protein: MKHFISKIIFGSFAIGALTLVNAQKIDAKAKKILDEVTANYKAKKNTYFKFSFGNGVNGQVTKTEPGIYYASGDKYKLKIMDTEQIFDGNKIYNINADDMEVTVAKPNGSSTMFSPINYLSTYRNDYNVTYNGRKSVNGVNTDFIKLTPVKSNGIKYVYLFVDPVKKQMVKLEQHGSNNDVAVIAIKDYKENQNIDDSMFTFDKSKYKNYIVTEL
- a CDS encoding FtsK/SpoIIIE family DNA translocase; amino-acid sequence: MNKKTQPKQTIAPEKGRILSKPRIFFGLMFILFSIVLTFSFVSYLMNWKADQSQAGTMLDKTIQSSNVFGKVGDWLGNIFIFESIGVASFIIAFLLLVVGLIILKKKMFKPWKTVGHSLFFICWLPVFFGAVTKGQGVLGGVYGYQIMDTLNSLIGIVGLWLVLAASILLYFILEFNLRPSSIKSRLDDINENTIGKVKSMLPKSEENFEADDELIEEAEEAAPNVTVTDIPQPEKIQEPVELPKGFPEVPVAPTLAPIETPNNTSFEPEKDAFSQPLNIDMKLSSKPAVPMSTPAEAFDMDIPAKSPEKEEIKFNIEVAPVIDILDDSDKKSQELVEKHGLYDHKLDLAGFQMPTVELLKDYGSEEIQINKEELEENKNKIVGLLKNFNVGISEIKATIGPTVTLYEIVPEAGIRVAAIKKLQDDIALNLSALGIRIIAPMPGKGTIGIEVPRKNPTMVSMRSVISSQKFQNSDMDLPVVFGKTISNEIFMADLAKMPHLLMAGATGQGKSVGINAILTSLLYKKHPSELKFVMVDPKKVELSLYSKIERHYLAKLPDVDEAIITDTNKVINTLNSLCIEMDTRYDLLKNAFCKNLKEYNKKFTERKLNPENGHRYLPYIVLVVDEFADLIMTAGKEVELPIARLAQLARAVGIHLIVATQRPSVNVITGMIKANFPARAAFRVISSVDSRTILDSPGADQLIGKGDMLYFNGNEILRLQCAFVDTPEVERVAEYIGEQKGYASAFMLPEYVSEDSSSSVGAFDPNEKDALFEEAARIIVSTQQGSTSMLQRQLKLGYNRAGRIMDQLEASGIVGGFNGAKAREVIISDLHSLEQFLEDLRR
- a CDS encoding GNAT family N-acetyltransferase, which produces MTTAIQNSTSDDLDEIFRLYRIATDFQKAKAAVHWPEFDRQMIRNEILENRQWKIEIDGKTACVWATTFSDPQIWEERNEDPAVYIHRIATDPDFRGQNLVAEIVRWAKEYASRNNKKFIRMDTVGENKGLISYYEKCGFEFLGLLTLKNTKGLPAHYDNATVCLFEIRLH
- a CDS encoding MBL fold metallo-hydrolase — protein: MTELFHLNCVRIVSPYSENVCGHCLLIRENCRLVLIDTGIGLQDIQHPEERIGKELIDMVGYRFDENQTAIRQIEHLGFHPDEVSDCIISHLDNDHTGGLADFPNAIVHVGQEEYDNYLSGNPRYLKTPLSHSPVIKTYGTSDMQWFGFEARKVSAAVNTEIFLIPMFGHTLGHCGVALKINGQWMLYAADAYYLREELDHSGHPVNALTEASADDNDLRRHTLDKIRTLIALHPEIEVFSYHDINEFQKYTL
- the ccsA gene encoding cytochrome c biogenesis protein CcsA — translated: MKKLQDILISTRTMAVLLLVYAFSMAYATFLENDYGTPTAKALIYEAKWFELIMFLLILNFVGNIARYRLWKKEKWPVLVFHLAFILIFIGGAITRYISFEGTMHIREGETSNEIVTDKNFFKIKIEENGEALDYKDIPYLMSPLHKDFNAVYDYHGKKITVAAKEYIQRKKDSLVADPNGSEYLHLVSTGQTGRQNIYIKPGEAKSINGTLVTFNRAIDGAVEFRNDNGKLFIKTPVDASYMTMATQATGNTIKDEFQPLVLRSLYSINELKLVVPEGLKKGKLLAYEGDRKKDMSVPDMLTIEIQGPKTKQLVYLSVEKGNPNAYKQVAIDGLNIMVGFGPKIYNTPFALKLDDFIMETYPGSSSPSAYESHVEIIDEGKQTPYKIYMNHVLNHKGYRFFQSSFDQDRMGTVLSVNHDFWGTLISYIGYAFLFIGMFVIFFWKGTHFWKLNKMLSDVNKKKTALMVLLLLSFGLNAQKIETHGTTDGSREHIHVEGDGHHHAKASDPDMAQTQAPKQNSLAAPLTKMRSISPDEIIARNKISKEHADKFGYLLVQNYEGRIVPINTEALDVLRKLYKKDEFKGTDGKYLTANQWFLSVNTDTPSWTMVPIIKVGTKGGDELKNKTKADEDGYTSLMNLFPADANGNMTYILEHDYNIAFRKKPAEQTNYDKEVIAVNERVQIFNEFFSGQFMRIVPVKNDANHTWHSWLDQKFEPDMESQKVMGPYFAEVLSAQQTGNWSKADKELEKLSEYQQKWGKSVVPSKSKVDLEVFMNTLNINFKLLIFYTIIGSLLLIIGFVELFKPKKVLNKIIKVVIALGIVGYLCHFLGLVARWYISGHAPWSNGYEAIIFISWVGITAGLLLYRNSNALIPAAGFMVAVIMMGFAHGGSALDPQITPLVPVLKSYWLIVHVAIITSSYGFFALSMIIAVISLVFFIISNKQTYDLHHDTTLKELAIVSEMSLTIGLFALTVGNFLGGIWANESWGRYWSWDPKETWAFISIMVYAFVLHMRLVPGLRSRWAFHVATMFAFCSMVMTYFGVNYYLSGLHSYAAGDPVPVPAWVYIGLATMILLSAASYFKFKVLTKK